A stretch of DNA from Clostridium sp. JN-9:
TCTTAAACTTTTAGTCTTCTTTTTAAAGCCATCTGACGATGGAGGTTTACTGCTATTACTACTGTTTTTGTTGACTTGGCTTTCTAATGATTTTACACGCTCGTTTAGAGCCTTATTCTCTTTAGAAAGTGTTTCTACTTGAGATTGTAGTTCTTTAATTTGATTTGATAATTCTTTAATAACACCTATAACCTGAGATACACCTTGATTGTAAATCTCGATGATTTGGCCTTCACTCACGATGTGTCACCACCTTATCATTAGTTTTTGCAAGACAGGCTTTATGATACCAAAAAATAATGATAAATGGAAGGCTTTTTTTCAATAAATTAATAATAACAGTAAATTTAAATTATTTTAATAGCTGAATAGTTACAATAATAAATACTATTCCAGTTATTGTAAGATACCTGACCCCTAGTAGAAACTAATTAGTAAATATCTTTCTTTTTGAACAATGTTAAAGATAATATACAACAAATAAATGTAGTTATTGTTAATACAACTATACCCATAGTATATGTTATATTTGGGTTTTCTAGTTGAGCAATACTTGCACCATTCAATATACTTGGTATATTGCTATAGGTAAAAGGTACAAACTGAGCAAATCCCTTAAAAAGTTTTAACTGAGTGCTAAAAATATAATAAGTAGTATACACTATAACTGAAAAACAAATGGCCCCAGTACTATTACTTATCAATGTAGAAACAAGAATTGACATTGAAACAACTGTAATAATTAGTAATATATATATAGGAATTATATAAAATATAAAGCTTCGGGCATCTATAAATATTTTGTTATATGATTTATTTCCTGCAAAAATATTAGCAAAGTTTCCTGTATAATAAGCTGTGGGATAATATGGAGATCCAAACCCTTTTGTTAAGCCAAGGCCTATAAAAAACAATAAATATACAGCCGCAACTAATAATATGCATATAAAACTATAAGAAATTATTTTTGAAAATATTACCTTGCTTCTTGATATAGGCTGAGTAAGTAAAATTTTAAATGTTCCCTCATCTACCTCACTTGAAACAGAATCTGAAGCTAATAAAAATAAAATTATTATTAATAACAATGGCATAATACTGGTGCTGGATAATATAATAAAATTATATGAAGTCATTGAAGTATCAGAATATATTGGCTTTATATTCTTACTTAAAAGAATTTCATTAATATCTATTCTGTTTTGTATTTCCTGAAGACTTTCTCCACTTACAACACGATTTTCACTAATATCAAGTGCAGCGGCTTTATCTAATTTAATCTGCGCACTTAATTTTCTTTTCCAGTCATTTGATGCTATTGCTTTACTTTCTTCATTTAATAATTTTAACTGATTTTCATAAGAATCAATTATTATTTTCATACGATTTAGTTTAGAAGTATCTCCTGATTTATCATTTTTATATTCCTCCTTAATGGAATTAAGTGCATTAGTAACTGATTCAATTGCAAAATCACAGCTGCTTTTTTCTGAAGATATCCTTTTACTATCAATACTATTATTTAATATTATATATAAAAAGGTGAATACTATTAGAAGCAGTATACCTATCAGATTTTTTTTCCTTTTAAAAAACTTTTTAAATTCAAATATAACTAAGGTCCCCACTTTATTTACCCCCATATATTTTTGAGTATTCGTCCTCTAACATAGAATTCACTATTTCTATTCCAGTATAATCCAACTCATTGTGCATAAATAACTTTAATAAATCATTTAGGTTTTTATTATCCATATTGATTAAAAACTCATTATTATTTATAGTATATCCATTTATAAAATCACAATTTTTAATAAGTTTTTCTGCTTTTTCTACTTCAGCAATATATACTTTAAATGTTTGAGAATTTTTGATATTTTCATTTGATTTTATTGAATTAATTCTCCCATCTTTTATAAAAATTACCCTGTCACAAATTTTTTCTACCTCGCTTAATACATGTGATGACATGAATATAGACATTTTATTTTTTTTAGAAAGATTGACAATTGTTTTCCTAAGTTCTATTGTTCCACTTGGATCTAATCCATTAGTAGGCTCGTCTAGTATTAATAGTTTAGGCTCGGTTAGGAGGCATATACCTAATGCTAGCCTTTGTTTCATGCCTAATGAATATGTTTTCACAATGTCATTTATTCTATTGGATAACCCCATATAATTAATCACATCATTCATTTTTTCTTTTGAGACACTATTTATTTTCCTAATAAAATCAACATTGTCTTTCCCGCTTAAAAAGGTATATAGGCCAGGATTTTCAACTATTGCGCTAATACATGATAAAGCTTTCTCTCTTTCTTTTTGCAAATCGTATCCACAAATATTTATGTTTCCTTTGTCTGGATGTAT
This window harbors:
- a CDS encoding ABC transporter permease, whose amino-acid sequence is MGTLVIFEFKKFFKRKKNLIGILLLIVFTFLYIILNNSIDSKRISSEKSSCDFAIESVTNALNSIKEEYKNDKSGDTSKLNRMKIIIDSYENQLKLLNEESKAIASNDWKRKLSAQIKLDKAAALDISENRVVSGESLQEIQNRIDINEILLSKNIKPIYSDTSMTSYNFIILSSTSIMPLLLIIILFLLASDSVSSEVDEGTFKILLTQPISRSKVIFSKIISYSFICILLVAAVYLLFFIGLGLTKGFGSPYYPTAYYTGNFANIFAGNKSYNKIFIDARSFIFYIIPIYILLIITVVSMSILVSTLISNSTGAICFSVIVYTTYYIFSTQLKLFKGFAQFVPFTYSNIPSILNGASIAQLENPNITYTMGIVVLTITTFICCILSLTLFKKKDIY
- a CDS encoding ABC transporter ATP-binding protein; the encoded protein is MYILKLDNVSKSFGKNKVLDNISFSINEGEIVGFVGPNGVGKTTTIRIITNLIHPDKGNINICGYDLQKEREKALSCISAIVENPGLYTFLSGKDNVDFIRKINSVSKEKMNDVINYMGLSNRINDIVKTYSLGMKQRLALGICLLTEPKLLILDEPTNGLDPSGTIELRKTIVNLSKKNKMSIFMSSHVLSEVEKICDRVIFIKDGRINSIKSNENIKNSQTFKVYIAEVEKAEKLIKNCDFINGYTINNNEFLINMDNKNLNDLLKLFMHNELDYTGIEIVNSMLEDEYSKIYGGK